aacttatttaaaaatgttaacagtttatttaaaaaacatttcttataaaataggTTTTGTCATTAATAGAAATAAGTTATTTATGTTAaacaaatgttcaaaaatatgaaattttatgttaaaagaaTATACGTTTAAAATGTTTGTTTCTTTGTGGGAAGAGGCTTACAAAAtacataatttgaatatttcatataaaatgataagattttttttataattaaaataaaaccaaagataaaacataaacaaatacatttattaacctaaatatttattcattaaaaaatacaatacaaaatttattcattaaaaaatacaatataaaagataaatacgTTAATAGATCTTTATTTCAAATACGTAATGTATCGTTTGTCaaagttatttcaattaaaattataacatttagaaattcattaatattataattattcctTTATGtccgataattaaaaattttagtgttTAGGATAAAGATTAAATTGAACATTATTCTTTCCAAATTTTAACCAGGCAAATATAGGAAATTTATCCAAATTCCAAATTACGAATTGAGAGAGGTAGTTATAACATATTCTTACAACTGCTCCAACATAAGGAACAACTGAAAAAGATAcagaaaacaaattaatatattgtattgatATATTAGTCACAGACATCTATATCTATGTAAtacttacaaaataaataaaataatccttCATGAAATTTCTTATTTAGCCAACTGTACCATCCAAgttttttgtctgaaacataaattatctgtaataaaaaaaatgtgtagcAAGCATATCAATCTATCTTTATTCAATGAGTAACCAAAACAGAACAACGCTTGTGTCAATAAATGGAAAGCACGTTTCATAATTTTAAGCATCCAAttcctgccgcaaatttactttagaacatagaaatgtctatagttctgaatgtgttttttgaaacaggtattgcatatacggaatggggttctccttatacgacttttataatttttaataaggtaatgaacatacatattaccttattaaaaattataaaaatcgtataaggagaaccccattccgtatatgcaatacctgtGAACTACAGACATTTCCATAGTGTTCTAAATTTGCGACAGGGATGACTATATCCATACTATATTTTCGTCTATTGGACGCCCGGATTATTCCGATATAGATATCCATCAAATATCCGCATTCGTTTAACAGATATCCATAAGATGTTTTATAGACGTCAAAAAACCGGACATAAACTAATAGAATATGTTATTGCAAACAAATGCAGttgaattaaaaatgcatttaaaatgcAGACAGAGACAGATAagattataatatgtaaatacgGGCAGATGCAGTTGGATAGAAATTACATTAGTATGTGGATAGAAATTGTTAAAATCTTtatacataattgctgattttCTATTTGCATTTGCAGTTGTTTTATAGTTAGTAACAAACAGAAGTAGACTTTGTAAATTCGTCTTGTATTTAGAACAGATAGCATTTGATTAAAAAccgatttaaattatattgtatcttACAGGAATTTTTAcgaaacgtaataaaaataaaagttcttattTTTGTCTCTCGCATGCATGTACAATGCTAAAGaattaaatacttaaagaataactcaaaataaaaaatattatttacaaagaaaaaataaaaaataatttcgaaattattaaagtagaaatatatttataatacaaattgaatacCTACATGGAACATTATGTAAGTCACAGGTGAATGCCATCAAGGAATCTTTATCTAAGGTGATCATAACGTACCATAACGCATCTGATATAGTTGATACTACTTTGTGAAAGTCGGGTGatgttttacaatttattaaataagttgTGTATAGATCTTTGATCtttttacacaatttaataGTTTCATTTACATTATTTCGACACAAATTAAatctgtaaattaaaataaataattaataatattttaattataaaattgtatcatgtaTCTACCCAAGCAGACGAGCCAAAATAACTCGCAattgaatcgtaattgatcaaaaagtgacttttaatgatcattttgcagtcactttgacatcattttaaCATCGTGATGaatccctgttctgcttgggtatatttccgttaaatttataaattaaacagcCACATAAAAAAGTATCATGTCCAAAAGATCCATGTATCTTTATGTATTTTGAAGCTCTAAAACCGCGAATATGATCTCAGAATTGCACCATCAgatcaagatatttttttaccttcaaaaaattgctaaacattccttaaaattacacactatTCAGCCCGGTAAAAAATCCTGATctgatggcgcaattctgaAATCATATTCTgtttcagagcctcaaaatacatagggatacgTGGGTCTAAGTTTTCTGACataacactttttatttttttggctaTGTTATTAGTGATTGTACAAAAgtagaggagaaaagggtatACTGTAGACATTATGGCTATAATCtttattatctccgttattaggtaacAAATTCTAACAActttttatggaattattcaattagcAGCCCATCGTTTTTTAATGGGGTTTATCCCGGTGAGAACAGGTACGTGGAATCCACAATTTTTTCACGTGGATAATCCAAGTGAAAATCTACATAACCAACCAAATTTTGAGTGGATGGTCCATTcgctttgatgtcattttgacgttATTGTGACTCGTTGTTCTGCTtggaaaactttttcaaagtatactttaacatttaattacacataattcctcattgttttaaaacttgaacgtattatcacacgaatataTGTACACTGGAATGATTTTctgttatataactttttatttggctgtacagtcaggagctaaaaggttgcaatttTGAGTTtataatctgttaaacaacactttgacgaattgTTGCagtttcaatgtaaaatattgattataaacaaagttattcaataacatAGAAATGGGCGTCATATTACTGTCTTTTCtccattatattatatatattaaacatggCGCTAAACCTGTTTAGTAAAAATCATCTTCCAATATCATTTTATGCATTACCTGTCAGAGATTCCTAGCATGTATCCATTTACACGCCAGACGTGGTTAAATGCTTCGTCTTCTTCATGTGTATTGCATAATCCAAAAGATTTAGGCGCAATGTAAACGTATGCCATGAAACTGTACTGAGTGAGAACCATGTCTCTTAGAGAAATTTCTCCAAGACCAGCTTTTTTTGATTTCTTAGATGCCATTTTGTGATGCCAACGAATTGCATTTATCGATTTGTACCAcctaacaaattttaaaaattagtacaactatatattttttaacataagaaattttaatatttactagcTTTATCTTAAAAtctaattcaaaaaatatttttaacaaataattctaaatttttaaatacatttaaatacatCAATTTTGTGCGATTTTTGTGAAGTTTCCATGATTTAAAGACTTTAACACTTGTATGCAGTCTTACAAAgacgaatttttttaaagaaatctttCTATTGTTATTTTTAGCTTAAATTATATGGTACatgtaaaagttaaaatagcaacaattatatataagGTAGTATATCtgcgatatatttaaaatatatatttaaaatacgaatgattaaacattaatatagtatataaaataaagataatattattttttatcaatttttaatatttgatttaattttatttgtcccGGTTCGCGCCATTAACCGCGTTCTCTCATATATGTTCCATGCACAGCttgtattttacgttaaataaaagTGATTGTCAAGTTTGATAAACCCTAATTAGTTTATTTCTCGCCATAAGCGTCCTGCCATCACTAACAATCCTCAAATTTAGGAGTTTATCTTCAAAGTTTGTGGTTTCGTGAGGGGttaaacagaaattatttttattttaaaattcaatgaaattaaAGCAAACCATTACTTTGATTGTCacacttattaataaaaaaatcttaaaacaatttacatttagattaaaaatacttaatagataagatatattaaataaaatttaaaaaatataaaagtaatcaaTCTCTTATTACTCTCTGCTAGACACAACAGTCACGATAGAGTTCCAAGAAACATGTATCCGGCGATCAAATATCCGTGAGAAATTCTGACTTGCCGTTTACCTTCGCTCGcatattagttattaaaaaaaaaaatgtgttagatttaaaaattaattctagaTTTTCCTTTTGATTTAAAGCtccaaagaaaaataagaaaagaaaagaaaaaaagaaagaaaaaatttttagaagctCAGCGCGAGtttgttttaacaatttaagattcgacatttttttagaattaacttCATCCATCGGATCTCTTCGCGACTTTCTACTTAGATTTAAACGTTGGAGAAATTTACTCTTATATTATAATCGATTCTACGATTTGTACTGTTCTTATTGTGCTGACATTATTCAACTTTTTAGAGCTTGTTCTCTGAAAATCCGTTATTACATTATATCAAGTTAATTACTAAACCTATTGTTTCCGACTCTATCAGTCgcgacttttaatttatatatttttttcatttctctttTGATTCTTTCTTCGTGCGTCAATTATTCAGACGCGTTACTATTTGCGTAAACTTTAATctgcattaattaataaaccGTGTTGCTATTTGCGTTAATTATTAAGCTTAGGGTTAACAATTATCCGTTTATCCGGATATTCGGATATCCGAAATAGAGATAGATCCAAGATTAAATATCCGATTGAAgcgaatattttttagataagatgaaaaaaaataatccggaTTGATTCGGATATCCGGATCTTCATATTCTATCcgaaatatttagatatagaATCCAGATAATATCACTATCCGGATACTCAGATATCCGGATATCCATAGATTCGGATGAAATCGTCAACCCTAATTAAGCTGCGTTATTATTGCGTTAGATAAAAGAAGGAAGACTTAATTCTCAAACATCGGTGTGCGATAAGCCGTGCGCAAAACGCCGCACAGCTACGCCTGCGCCGCGGCACATTTTCACATTTTGCGCCCGCGGAGGAGGAATACAACGCCCTTCGCCCAAGAGTGCGCATaccttttctttatttattcattcattgTCCGTAGTTCATTTCATCCGGTTATCAGTAAGATCTTAACACGCGTATTCATTTTCCATTAATTCGAGTTCATTcgtttttatctaaaattttcaaattttgttatacGTTTTCCCTTTCTTTATTTCGCTATAAACTTTCCGCGATATTCGACTACGCCATGGattacttttattgttaattttaatatcagaataaataataaagtcaatGAACCGCGAGGAAAAATCTGGCCCGATCACTCTgacgggagggtcccagatgcgcacagacccaattggataccaccaattatagcggccgatgcctagagtatttccgttggttgggttagattagattacgtgattggtggtgtccgatcgggtctgtgcgcatctgggaccctcccacTCTGACGACCCCTACCAGCGAAAGCCGTTCTACCCTTTACACAGAGAGTTTTCATTCCTTCTagccaataataattttaacaagcTGGACGTAAATGTAAGAAatctatttgttaatttttacaatatttaattttaattatgttgaaatttaaaagtaaCACGTCATGTATCAAGTATTCAAATATAGGCGGGAATTGTTAAGTTACATCAATCAAAAATAGCACTCTCGTATCTGTAATGTGTAATGCGTtgttaatcttatttaaagttattttcgtATCTGCAAGTAACGGAGTCCTTCCCGCTTATGTATCGTCACTGTGAGTCGCGACGCGAGCACGATTGTTTTTACCAAAAGATTTTTGTTGTCGGTAACCAGGCAAAGCTCAAAAAGACAAGCCAGAACATGGtgtaaaaagaaagataagtcAACACGCATCTTTGGCAGCTTGATGTGCtatgagccaatgaaatttagGTCCAAATATCATGGCTGTAAATAAGGCTGTTCAATAAGGCTGTAGCCATAGTGAAATCCAGCATTTGGAACCAATTCTGATTGGTCGAGAcatatggtctactgcgcatctggttacttacttcacctttcttcttacaccATGAGCCAAAATATTAGTGCAGGCAATTGCAAATTTGTACAGAACAGAGCAAgacgtatttttaataaacctaTTCCTTACACCTGTGTCTACCCGCTTGTGTCTACATCCTGACGATAATTCCACTCTACGCATCGCAATTCTTATTAGAATTACTCTACTATTATACAGTATGAATTTATCTACAAATGTagtactctctttctctcatttatTTAGATCTAGCCTGATAGagaatattaagataaattttaaaaaacgcagTTATAAACTGTCGGTTACATTGCACAAAGGGTGCGTTTACAATGGACGCTCACGCGCTGTAAGCATTGTTTTATCTTTcttgtttacaaatattaaacaaggataaataatGATCATAAGCGCTGTGAGCGCCAAAGCAAACGCAGCCAAAATAATAccatatcaaaattaattttgaatttagtTTGAACttatataaaagtgttaataaagcataaaaataataataatattaatacaagcaGGTTGATTagacatataaattacatactaTAAACATAAATACCTAAAACAAATCAAAACCGGTATTCTTTTATACGTACatctattttacaattaaacatAAACTCTGTAATAACGCtatctttttgaaaaataacatgTAATTTTTCGCGGTACCTAGTATATtcgtaaaatattctttaatatgatttagaatttttgaatatttttgacaaatgcTTATAgaatgcataaaataaatttgtgttaGCTGGATTGTTtgtattatgaataataaaagacTTAGCAATAAAAACATGAActtatatcaataattatacaatttaaagaaacttaCTTAGACTTTGAATCATTTGGATCATGCATATATAAGCTATATATGTGTAGTATAGTTTCTGCGTATCTTTTAAAAGCCGAACAAGTCGAACTACTTCGTTTTGTAAGTATAAGCacctgtttaaaaaataaattgttcaagaataaataacatttgtttcttttcacaataaattttgtttaacgtAATAAATTCTCAAACAGTgtagtattttatataacattattttatttttattttaaatttaattatgtaattgaaatgcataaaaagaataaattataatacaatataaaaaaattatttattatttaaaaaaatttaatattaatatgttaatacaaataaaatgtcaatACCTTTAATGTTGTGTCTATTAAAAAAGTCATAACAAGACCTATGGCACATCCTGCTAATAATGACGCCATGTTTcgcttgaaatatttttgacctctgcaatcatatatttttaaaaatataaaatgagcaatgctaaaaacattttattgtatatacaggAGAATCCAGTAGAATCCggacaattttcaaattaaaatttttgccaTATAATAACTTGTGAGCCGGCAACTAGATAGCATTCAAGCAAGCCTCATCCATTGGGAACaaaaacataactttatcatggCCGAGCTGGTTAAGTAGTGTTCAGAATATAACCGGAGAGCCGCGCTGGACGTATCGCGTccgaaataatgaaattttccgATTACGCGAAATCGACGGTTTACGACATTATTCATCGCTATACGGCTTCCGAAGAGTCTGAAGAAGGTTCTTAGACGGTCACttacaagcaaacctacccaagTATTACATTCCAATTTTGaagagctttgaatatgttgtattctaggtcaaaataagaaaCACGTACTTTTTTATACGGGCCTATATgcacttttagggggtaaaacactcttttgaaaaaaatcggtttttttctttcgaagcgtatatcgtcgaaactataagagatagagaaaaatgttctaaatgaaagttgaatggcttgaaaaatactttataaaagtgataaaaacaatttttattttaattttttttatacttttccccaccacatacatatttctttcaaaatttttatttctttttatacgcaaaataaagcttattataaattttattataaattcaacgATATAAGATAAAGTTATGTTTCGACATTTCTatgttccaaaaataattaaaaacctctctatgtacgcatggtacgcgcacccgttcgtatgctacggaagtgtccccctccgattttgacgagcctttaatatattgtagataaaaatatgggacacgtatttttatatacggGCTACAATATATGACTGTCAAGAAGATGAAacactcttgaaataaattgattttttaatttctgaggtaATACCGCCAAAacggtaaaaaatataaacaaaaatttttaataaaagttttatggatTTCTTTATAACAGTTTGctcaaatttttcgaaaatgtcatttttctcgaaatccctctccttttttaaatttttaaaaaatttgaaatttaccttatatcaaaacttatagcatatttaacaacaaattcaaaattatagtCCGATAAAATTATAGTCCGaatacacatttttcagaaataaactaaaaatatctatatcgctatacacgcgccccatccatatccgctttatggcgtctattgttaatatttcttttttatttgattgacTTTATCTTATAaggttgaatttgtaataaaataaactttattttgtataaaaaggtataaaaaaaattaaaataaaaattttttaaattttttataaagtacttttcaagccattcaacttttatttagaatatttttctctatcttttatagtttcgatgatatacgcttcgagagaaaaaaaccgattttttttcaaaagggtgtttcaccccctaaaagaGCGTATGGGCACTATGGgcccgtataaaaaaatacgtgtctcttattttaacctagaatacaacatattcaaagctcatcaaaatggGAGTGTAACActtgggtaggtttgcttgttaGTGCAGAATCAATTCTTCGAAAACATGAGCATGTGTCGGAGTAAGGAATTTTGGTCTGCTAACAGCCTGACATTATCCGCTGGATCATTTCGTGTGCAGCGTGTTTGAGCAAGAATCTAACAAAACTCTACATCCTAACGTTGCATCGCTGACAGCCGCTATTGAGGCATCGTGCGCGAGTATGGTGAAAGAGTTTTCGACAAAGCTATGCGCGCACTTCCGGCCAAAAATTGAAGCGGTCATAGAAGTAGAGGGGggctatataaaataaaattgttttttaggaATACCCAAacccaaatataaaaatatttttcatacaattgtcattttttattaaaataaataattctaaaaactcACAATGGATTTGTCCGGATACTACTGGTGCACCATGCAtattggaaataaatatttgatttgtgTTATTAACTAACTTACATGAACATGttcataatgtaaaatataatcgaTATAATGTTTACATACTATATAAAACAcagtaaatatctaaaaatgttattgtataaaagCGTAGTGCAagattatatatgtgtattaactctatatttctatttttataaataatttactaatttttttttagttgaatattttttatgtgcataaaaatatcttttttacatattttgtgaTAATGAATTTcagcattttaaatttatatagatacTTACTTTTTGTATAATGTTTCATTATACCATTCCGGAAGATCATAGGGCGTTACATCAGTCGCCTCTGGATCAATCACACTATTATCTTCTAAAAGTAATTTGAACTGTTCGTCTACTGTTTGCATTTGAActgcaatataataatataatacatacatatatatgaaataaaaacatgaaataatcaGATAATTCGGAAAATCatatcattataaataattctctttttatACGGTTGTGTCAATGTATTTGcaatgtatgtgtatattttttttaaagggcctcgcactaTTCTTATGGAAATTGGATTTCACTCTAACAGgataaaaatttgacaaataagACTTTGTAAAGGAAAAATACGCGTTTATTCGAcgaactttattaatttttattttgattactattgcgaataataaaaaatggtaaaggacttttcttcgcAAAGCAAATTGTAGATACTTTATGTGGTACGATATGTCAGtatagttaatatttaaaaaacaatataaaatataaatttgttttgtttgattttatttacaaataaacgttttaatctattttataatttttacatatacaacgttaaatttataagcttacttttaaaatatatatttttgattttgtatctctctttttctctctcactcactgatttgtaattacataaactaaattattaattattaacaataagtatttttatttttagatgctACTTCTacacattttgaattaataattttcaaatttaaattatcattatgtatcagaAGCGTTACGATCAGCCAAACAAAGGTATCAACATCAGCAGCGTACGAATGCAAGAGATCAAGACAATATAAACtgagattttatttaaactttaagttttcatttaaatttaactttttttatttcaatttttcatctaAGAACTACATATCAACTATTTGAAAAGACCAGTAAGACGAGCAAAAAAGTGTAGGTGTTTGTATAACttataatcattatttattaatattcaagacacaaacgttttgactctacGGAGTGTTCTTCAGTGTGTGTATTTCTTACGTTATTGACGCAAAGCGCAAACGGAATCTTCAAAACAGCCTGAAGCTCTTAAATACATTAGTCTGGGATTTAAAGCCCCATGGTCCGAAACTTCTATAATTGCTTCGTCAATTTCCAATCCGCGATACAAATCATGTCAAAAAATTCGGTCGACATCTCGCTTCTTGTTACACGACTCATGCAAATTAATCAACTTTCAACCGctgatactttaaaaaatataaaaagacaaaaataaaaataaaattcaaaaataactgTTACGAGCATTTTTTATAAACGCATACGaacatatcaaatttttcaattattgtattaaagcataaaaatacatattacacAAGAATACGTGATTTGATTTTGTTGTAGCTTTTCATCTATTAGAAGCGAAGAGGGTAATATagcactcatttttattttattaaataattttgtttataattaatattttttattgaaacttgaactattacattcgtcaaagtttaacagattctaggctcaaagcaatgagacatttattatttaggacgttatttatcaaaatctaatgcactgtatAATCGGTAggagaaaaaaagtggttgtaatatggctacttataaaaataattttaaaaaattagtttagtttaaaagaaacacagtatcttgttacaaaatcttatatttttaattttcctgatttagaattttcctgcgctcggaaactttagaaatagcattaaaaatttggttagaaatatcattttatctctgtttaacatgaaacaacaggcataaaatgatgtctttaatgtttttatacacCGCTCTGTagaatgacaatcaatttatcaaagaaatatttcgatataaaaatttcgcttaaaaaaccatagtAATGAAATTCTATGTTATTGCTTTAACTTTGTAGAACTCAAGATGtgtatagccgaataaaaaagtaaataacaaaaaaacactcaagtatatgtacattcgtgttaatacactcaaatttaagaataataaggaagcatgtttaattaaagtttaaaggtataccttgaaaaagtttagaagtgctcaaaagtaaaaatgccttataacaattgtcacccttttatgtattgtcatagcATTACTAAAAAGTGGCTACAAAATGAATATTTGTGTGCACCGAATAACCTTTCAGAAACatcgaataactccataagcaattgttagaatatgtcacctaataacggaaataatagaagtaaccatattgtcgacagtagccataatatcctcttcttctctacacacacacacacacacacacacacacacacacacacacacacacacacacacacacacacacacacacacacacacacacacacatacacgcgcgtgcgcgcgcatacacacgcaAAATTTTCTGGTTTTTTCCACATAATaacattttacttatatataatatggcaatacatgtatacatacatatgtgcccttatataatgatatcatttgaatattaattatatatatgcacacacaTATGATTAATTGCTATACAAATGGTAATGTAAAGTTATATGTACTTATTTgccatattataatataaatgaaacgTGTTGTTATGGAAAATAATCTAGAAAACATTTGGCAGGTAAATATCCATCACGCGCAAAAATGATTTCTACAGCGCAAACAAAATCTTGTCGTAGTGCGTTGTTATATAAGTAACAAATCGCTAGCATATTGTGCGTGATGCTTGCATATATTATACGCATATTGCATGTACAATATTGTTAGCGTATTGCTTGcacaatatgtatacatattgctTGTTGATTTGGTA
The window above is part of the Solenopsis invicta isolate M01_SB chromosome 8, UNIL_Sinv_3.0, whole genome shotgun sequence genome. Proteins encoded here:
- the LOC105198470 gene encoding uncharacterized protein LOC105198470 encodes the protein MASKKSKKAGLGEISLRDMVLTQYSFMAYVYIAPKSFGLCNTHEEDEAFNHVWRVNGYMLGISDRFNLCRNNVNETIKLCKKIKDLYTTYLINCKTSPDFHKVVSTISDALWYVMITLDKDSLMAFTCDLHNVPYKKLGWYSWLNKKFHEGLFYLFFVPYVGAVVRICYNYLSQFVIWNLDKFPIFAWLKFGKNNVQFNLYPKH